CTGCTGCGCCCGTCGTTTCTGCCCTGTCATCGCCCATGCGTACGTATGCGCTCCGCCTGGCGCCCGGCCAAGATTTACGGCAGCAGCTACAGGCTTTCGCACAAGCCCAGCAGATAAAAGCCGCCACTATAGTTACCGGCGTGGGCAGCCTGACGTCTGTTCGTCTACGTCTTGCCAATCAGCCGGGGCCTACCGAATACAAAGGACATTTTGAAGTAGTGTCGCTGGTGGGTACGCTTTCCATAAATGGCAGCCATCTGCATCTGGCCGTTGCCGATTCTACGGGTCGGACTATTGGGGGGCATTTATTAGACGGTAACCTCGTTTACACCACCATGGAATTGGTAGTAGGCGTGCTGGAAGAGCTGGACTTTCGGCGCGAAACAGATCCTGTTTCTACCTATCAGGAGTTGGTAGTTTATCCGGCTGAGCGTAAGACTAAAAAAGCACGGCCAGCGAAGGCGCCAGAGCTATAAAGTAGCACCGTTCGATCTTACTTACTATGATGTCTTCCTCGCCCGTTGCCCCTCCCGATACGCCTCAAGCCGCTGATTTCCGGCGCACCATTCAGAATCCGTTGAAGTTGCGCCTGTTTATGTTGCGCAGCTTACCTATGGCTTACTTGGCAGGGTTGCGCGTGCGCGACGTAACGCCGGAGCAGGCTACCGTGACAGTTCCCTATAAATATTTGACCAAGAATCCCTTTCGCAGCATCTACTTTGCCTGCCTGAGCATGGCCGCCGAAATGGCCAGTGGCGTACTGGCGCTCATGCATATCAGCAGCGGCTCACCCGTGTCGATGCTCGTAACGGGGCTGGAGGCGGAGTTCACCAAAAAAGCCGTGGGCCTGATTCGCTTCACTAGCACCGATGGGGGGCAAATTGGTAAGGCCATTGCCGAAAGTCGTATTACTGGCGAGGGCCGCACCGTGGTATGCACCAGCATCGGAACCGATGAGGCTGGCGATGTGGTAGCTGTTTTCCGGATTAGGTGGTCGTTTCGAGCGAAGCGTTAAAGTAAAACGAGCTATAAGTTGTCAGCTAGAATGCTGTCTGCAGAATTGTCAGGGAGCTTTTTGCTGAAAAAACTGCGTATTTTTGACTTGGAATCCTCGGATTCAGCTTGCAAGAACGCTTGTTACGAATGTCAGTATAGTACAGAGGCCCAGCGCAAATCCTAATTTGCAGCAACTAGGTTATGAAGGCTTCGTATCTTGTAAGCTCGTCCGTAGGGCTGCTTGCCACTTAGCAGATTCTAGGGCTTTTCGACTGGTGCGTGGTGGCCCATGTTTTTTTTGTATGAACCATATTGCTTACATGAGCCGGGCTGTTCGGCCTCTATCTGATCAGGACTTGCAGGAATTGCTGGCGCAATGCCGCCGCGACAATGAGCGTAATAATGTCACTGGCATCCTGTTTTATAGCCACGGCAACATCGCCCAACTGATTGAGGGCGATTCAGAGGTTACTAGGCCCCTTTTCGAAAAGATTGCTCTCGATGGGCGCCATTCCAACGTTGTAAAGCTAACGGATAAGCCCATCACTGCGCGTAGCTTTCCCGATTGGTCAATGGCATTTCATCCGATTAATCCTGAAGGCTTTGGTGCACTCACTGGCTTTTTTCTGCCCCATCATATGCCCGCTACCCCCGATACGCTCAGTATTGCTGATGCGCTTCTGGTTGACCTGGTGCGCCAAGCTGTATTTGGTGCCAATACTACCGCCGCTGAATCGGCTGGCGTAGGCAGTTAGCACTGCTCCTTTGTGCTTACGCTAGGGCTGGCGGGTATTCATCGCGAGGCTCGAGATAGGAAGGCGCGTAGTAAAAAATGAGGTTCTTTAGCTGCAGATAGGTTGCGGTTTCTTTGGTTCGTGGCTGTGTTAGCGCCGCATTTTAGTTTGTTGCTGCTTTTGAATTATCTACATGCGTGACCAAGAGCTTCAGCGTATTCTGCGGCATATGCCGGCTGGTATTGCTACCCTTTTGGGCTCGGAACTGCGGTATGGCTTTGTAAATGAAGCGATGCAAGCCTTATTAGGCGGAAATACTCCTGAAGGTCAGCCTCTGGCCGATGGAATATTACCCGCCGACTTGCGTGAAGTGATGCAACAGGTATATGACTCGGGGAGACCTTTTGTTGCTAAAGCCTACGGATTGCCACTTCCCACAGATAACGGCGAGCCACCCATTCCGCGCTACTTTGATATTGCTCTCGAACCACTGCAGGATGATGAAGATCAGGTACACGGGCTGTTACTATTTGCGGTCGATGTAACAGGGCAGGAAGAGGCGCGCCAACGTGCCCACGAACTGGCTTTGGAAACGCGCCGACTCGATACGCGCTTACGGGTACTAACCGAAACAGCCCCCCAGATTACGTTTACCGTTGATGTAGCTGGCAAGTATGAGTATGTAAGCCCCCAATGGTATTACTTTACTGGGCAGCCTCCTACCGCCGACCTAGATGCTATATGGCCATTGCTCGTTCATCCTGAGGATCGATTGCGGGTAATATATCAGTCGGAAGCTGCTCGAAAGGCGGGTATAGGATGGAGTTATGAGTACCGGTTGCGGCGCCATGATGGACAATACCGCTGGATGCTCAGCCGGGCAGTGCCCGAACTGCACGCACCGGATCAGGCTGCTCACTGGCATGGTGCGGTTACGGAGGTGCATGATCAGCGCGAGCTAGCCGATGCCCTACGCCGGGGTGAGGCCGAGTTACGGTTTTTGGCCGATAGTATTCCCCAGTTGATCTGGACGGCCACCGCAGAGGGATTTATCGATTATTACAATCAGCATACGGCCGAATATACTGGCTCTTCGGCTGAGGAACTGGGCCCCACGGGCTGGGTTTCTCTGATTCATCCTTCTGAGCAGACCAGTGCTGCCCGCCGTTGGGTACACTGCGTGGCGACGGGTGAAAGCTACGATGGGCTTTTTCAGATGCGCCGCCACGATGGCCAATATCGCTGGCACATCATCCGGGCCCGGCAGCTGAGCGACGTACGGGGGCCGCGCTGGTTTGGAGCCTGTACGGATGTAGACGATCAGCATCGTCTGCGGGAAGTATTGCAGCATCAATATGACGAGCTGGCGCGCACCAACCGCGACCTGGATACCTTCGTTTATACCGCCTCCCACGACCTCAAGCAGCCTCTATTTAATCTTAGGGGGCTTTTTGATGAGCTGCGCCGCACGGCCACCTTCGACGACGATGAGCATGAGGTGTTGTTGCGCATGGTCGATGGGGCTTTAGGGCAGCTTGATACTACCCTACACGATCTGGCCGCCACGGTACAGGAACAGCGGCAATTAACAGCTCCCACGGAGGCAATCGACCTGCGGAGTGTGGCTGAGGAAGTGCTGTTGGGATTGCGCGTACTCGTGCAGGATACGGAAGCAACCGTAACTCTCAATTTTGAGGCGGCTCCTACCTTGGTATACGGCCGCGCTAACTTGCGTAGCGTACTACACAATCTGCTCAGCAACGCCCTCAAATATGCCTGCCCCGAGCGCCCGCCGTGCATAAGCATAACGAGTGGTATGACCGACACTAGTCAACCCTGGCTGAAAGTGCAAGACAATGGCCTGGGTATGGAAGTAAACAAAGAGGCCGACCCAATATTTCAGCTCTTCGACCGCCAGCATCCACATATTAGTGGCACGGGCGTAGGCCTATACCTGGTGCAGCGCATTGTTACGAGCCGTGGGGGGCATTTAGACGTAGCCAGTGCTGTGGGGGAAGGCACAACCTTTACGATATATTGGTTTAGCTAAGCTCAACGCCAGTACATTTTCCATGACTGTATAAAGCTGGAAACCAAGTGCGATTTGCCCCCCAGCGTCTAATCTTCTTCCGCTAGGCTCTCCTTCGTAATCACATCCACCATTCCGTCTTCGCTTACGACGATAGCCATACACGGATACGGGCTGCTCTCAACGTAGCGAATGGCAGAGTTGTAGCGAGCGCCGCGCGTGCTAGTGCCCCGGCCCGAAGCCTTGCCATCGAGAATAACCCCAATCGAATAGCAGTATGACTCAGGGTCAACGAGCACGGCGCCATCAATAGACGTAACCAAGCGGGTAATAAGCGGCGTGAGCGGTACGGGCTCGATAAGCGTGCATTGGAGCTTAAGCCGGTCGGCTTCGGCCAGCGCCTCCGTCGTAACAACTACCAGGGTACCGTGCTTCTGCTTGCTGGCTTCTAGTACTACGTCCCAAAGCCGTTCTACTTTTTCAGGGGCGGTCAGCTCGAAAGTCCGGCGCAGGTCTTTGCGGAAGCGACTGCGGTTAAGGCGCGCGCGCGGCAAGCTTGGGTTGCCATAAGTAGTACGCATGAGCACTTTGCCGTCGTGCTGAAACTCCCAGGCATAATGCGTCACAAAGTTGATAACGAACAAATCTTCCCGGCTAGGGTCGTAATGACCGATGGGCCGGCCCAGA
The window above is part of the Hymenobacter radiodurans genome. Proteins encoded here:
- a CDS encoding PPC domain-containing DNA-binding protein, encoding MPSTAAPVVSALSSPMRTYALRLAPGQDLRQQLQAFAQAQQIKAATIVTGVGSLTSVRLRLANQPGPTEYKGHFEVVSLVGTLSINGSHLHLAVADSTGRTIGGHLLDGNLVYTTMELVVGVLEELDFRRETDPVSTYQELVVYPAERKTKKARPAKAPEL
- a CDS encoding PaaI family thioesterase, with the translated sequence MMSSSPVAPPDTPQAADFRRTIQNPLKLRLFMLRSLPMAYLAGLRVRDVTPEQATVTVPYKYLTKNPFRSIYFACLSMAAEMASGVLALMHISSGSPVSMLVTGLEAEFTKKAVGLIRFTSTDGGQIGKAIAESRITGEGRTVVCTSIGTDEAGDVVAVFRIRWSFRAKR
- a CDS encoding BLUF domain-containing protein, which gives rise to MNHIAYMSRAVRPLSDQDLQELLAQCRRDNERNNVTGILFYSHGNIAQLIEGDSEVTRPLFEKIALDGRHSNVVKLTDKPITARSFPDWSMAFHPINPEGFGALTGFFLPHHMPATPDTLSIADALLVDLVRQAVFGANTTAAESAGVGS
- a CDS encoding PAS domain-containing sensor histidine kinase; the protein is MRDQELQRILRHMPAGIATLLGSELRYGFVNEAMQALLGGNTPEGQPLADGILPADLREVMQQVYDSGRPFVAKAYGLPLPTDNGEPPIPRYFDIALEPLQDDEDQVHGLLLFAVDVTGQEEARQRAHELALETRRLDTRLRVLTETAPQITFTVDVAGKYEYVSPQWYYFTGQPPTADLDAIWPLLVHPEDRLRVIYQSEAARKAGIGWSYEYRLRRHDGQYRWMLSRAVPELHAPDQAAHWHGAVTEVHDQRELADALRRGEAELRFLADSIPQLIWTATAEGFIDYYNQHTAEYTGSSAEELGPTGWVSLIHPSEQTSAARRWVHCVATGESYDGLFQMRRHDGQYRWHIIRARQLSDVRGPRWFGACTDVDDQHRLREVLQHQYDELARTNRDLDTFVYTASHDLKQPLFNLRGLFDELRRTATFDDDEHEVLLRMVDGALGQLDTTLHDLAATVQEQRQLTAPTEAIDLRSVAEEVLLGLRVLVQDTEATVTLNFEAAPTLVYGRANLRSVLHNLLSNALKYACPERPPCISITSGMTDTSQPWLKVQDNGLGMEVNKEADPIFQLFDRQHPHISGTGVGLYLVQRIVTSRGGHLDVASAVGEGTTFTIYWFS